TTCAGGCTTTCAAGAGCATATAGATACCATTTGGTCATCTTGGAATCAACCGCCACCCCTGCCTGCCGCAAGGGCAGTCAGACAGGCGCTCTACCAGCTGAGCTACCGGGGAATGAAAACCATGGCGTTCGGTGCACGAAAAGTCGTCCTTCTTTAAGGACCTGGAAAAAGCTTTATCTGCAAGGCCCGCTCTTTAGGGTTCTTTCCGGCACCGCAGTAAAAACAATCTATCTCAGACGGAAAAGATTGTCTAACAAAATAATCCGGACAGGTCAACAATATTTTCCCACCCCCCGGAAAAGGGAAAGGGGGTCAAGGTCCTTGCAGCACAAGGGGCTCCCGGGAGAGGGAGGTACGGGTGATCCCCTTGACAGGGCCCGGGATTCACTCTATTGTCGAGATATCTGCGTTTCCACTCCGGTCACATTTCGCTTTCAGGAATACACAAAATGAAACAGGTTATCCTGGGAACCGCGGGTCATATCGACCACGGGAAGACGACCCTCGTAAAGGCCCTCACGGGCATCGACACGGATCGGCTCAAGGAGGAAAAGGAAAGGGGCATCACCATCGAGCTGGGTTTCGCCCACCTGGAACTGCCCGGAGGCCGGTTGATCGGCATCGTGGACGTACCCGGGCACGAAAAATTCGTCAAGAACATGGTGGCGGGGGCCACGGGGATCGATATCGTGGCGCTCGTCATTGCGGCGGACGAGGGCGTCATGCCCCAGACCCGGGAGCACCTGGAGATCTGCCAGCTCCTGGATATCCGGCACGGCCTGGTGGTCCTGACCAAAATCGATATGGTTGATGAGGAGTGGCTCGAACTCGTAAAGGAAGACCTCAGGGAATTCCTTGCGGGCTCCTTTCTTTCCGATGCACCCGTGGTGGAAGTCTCCGCCGTTACAGGAGAAGGCATCCCCGAGTTGCTGGAGACCCTGGACTCCCTGGTCAAGACCATTCCTCAAAGGGAGCCCGGCCTCTTCTTCCGCCTGCCCATCGACCGCGTCTTCGTGATGAAGGGCTTCGGCACTGTGGTGACCGGGACCACCATCTCCGGCGAGATCCACACCGGGGACGAGGTGACAGTTTACCCCAAGGGCATAATCGCCAGGATCCGGGGCATCCAGGTCCACAACCGTGAGGTCGAGGAGTCACGGGCCGGCCTCCGAACGGCCATCAATCTCCAGGGCGTCGAGAAGGCCGAACTCCGGAGGGGAGATATCGTCGCGACCAGGGATTCCCTCAAAACAACGTTCATGGCCGACGTGGTACTGGATCTCCTACCCAGTGCCCCCAGGATCTTGAAAAACCGGGCCAGGGTCCGTTTTCACACGGGAACATCTGAGATCATCTCCACAGTGGTACTCCTGGATAGGGAGGAACTCAAGCCGGGGGAACGGTGTTTCGCCCAGATCCGCATGGAGGAGCCCACGGCTCTCCTTCCCCACGACCGTTTCGTCTTGAGGAGTTATTCCCCCGTCCGGGCCATTGGGGGCGGGAAAATCCTCCATGCCCTCCCCAGGAAAAAGAAGCGCTTTTCAGGTGCCGTCCTCAAAGAACTGGAGATCCTGGACCGGGGCGATCTCGGGGAGGTGACGGAGCAATTCGTGCGGGAGGCAGGTTTCAGGGGTCTTGAACAAAAGGATTTGCCCTTTCTCACCAACGGGAGCCGAAACAAGCTGAGCGCAGCCCTTAATGCCTTGATGGCGCGGAAAAAGGTTCTCCAATACGACAGGGAAAAGGGGGTCCTCATCCATGCCGATTTCCTGGAAAGGGCCAGGAAAGAGATCCTGGAGACCCTGAAAAACTATCATCGGGACAACCCGCTGAAGATCGGCCTCCTGACTGAAGAACTGCGATCGAGAACCGTGGGTTCCCGGAACCCTAAACTGTTTAACTATATTCTCGGCCAATTGATCGGGGAGGGGATCCTTGTCCAGGAAAAGGAACTCGTGCGTCTCAAGGAACATCGGGTCACCCTTGCCCGGGACCAGGAAAAGGCCCGCGCGGAAATAGAGAAGACCTACCTCGAGGCCGGGCTCACGCCCCCTTACTTCAAGGAATTGAAGGAAAAGTTCCCGGGGGGCTCGGCAAACGATGTGCTCGGCGTCATGCTCGAAGAAGGTACCCTAGTGAAGGTCAAGGAAGACCTCTACTTTCACCGGCAGGCTCTCGAGGAGCTGGAAAAGAGGCTGGTCGCCTACCTCAGGGAGAACGGGGAAATCGATACCCCCCGGTTCAAGGAGATGACCAACGCCTCTCGCAAATACACCATCCCCTTGCTCGAATACTTCGACCGCACCCAGGTGACGGTGAGAGTAAGGGACAGCCGGGTCCTGAGGAAGAAATAGCCGGTTTCCACCATGGGGGGACCCGGCTCCACGGGAAGGGGAGGGCGCGGAGACGAAAACGATCATCCCGAATCTTGCCTCCGCCCTGGGATTGGGCCGGAGGGAACATCTGGCCCTGGTGGGGGCCGGGGGGAAGACCTCCCTGCTTTTCGGCCTCGCCCGGGAATTGAGCCGAAAAGGGGGCCGGGTGCTTGTCACCTGCACGACCAAGATGCGTTACAGCGAGGCCCGAATGGCCCGCCGGGTCCTCTTCACCCGGGAGGATGCCTCCTGGCGGACTCGTCTCGAAGAATCACTGCGCGAAACCGGGCCCGTTTTCCTGGCCGAAACACTCCTGGAAACGGGGAAGGTGCAGGGCATCTCCCCACTCCTGGCAGAAGAGCTTTACGCTTCGGGGATCGCGGACTACCTCCTCGTTGAAGCGGACGGAGCGGCGGGACACCCCCTTAAGGCCCCGGCGGACCACGAGCCGGTCATTCCCGGAGGAGTGAGCGCCGTGATAGCCCTGATGGGCCTTGAGGCACTGGGACGTCCCTTTTCCCCGGAGACGGTCTTCAGGGCGGCCCGTTTCAGGGATATCACGGGCTGCGAACCGGACCGGCCCCTTACTCCCCGGATACTGGCCCGAGTCGTCAATCACCCTTTCGGCCTTTTCAAGGGCGCAGCCGCCTCGGCCCGGAAGATCGTTTTTCTGAACAAGGTGGATTTGCTCCGGAGGGAAGAAAAGGCCGAAGAGCTTGGACGCTTGATTCTCCGGGAGTCAGGGGGAACCCTATCCCGGGTCGTTGTCGGTTCGCTCCGGGCGGGACGGTACTACGTTATAGAGGAATGATATGGAGCATATCTATTTCAAGGTGGTCGAACACCTGGAAGCGGGTCGGGTTTCCGTCCTTGCAACCCTGGTGAGGCTTCGGGGGTCCGCCCCCCGGGGAATCGGGACCCAGTGCCTCGTCCTGGAAGACGGGAGCCTGGAAGGGACCATCGGTGGAGGCCTCCTGGAGGCCCGGGTCCTCCAGGAGGCCTCGAAGGTCATAGCGACCCGCAGCCCCCTTCGTCTGGCCTTCGTGCTCCAGGGAAAGGACGTGGCGCAAAGCGGCATGATCTGCGGCGGAGAGGCGGATGTCTTCCTGGAGCCCCTTCAGCCCGGGAATGCACAAACCCTCGCCGTATTCAGGCGCGCGGTGGAGGTTCTGGATGAGGGTGGCTCCGGGCTCATGGCCCTCCTCCTCGACGAGAGGGGATGGGAGAGTGGGGCACACCCCAGAATGTTCCTGGAAGCGAACGGCCGGATAACAGGTTCCTTCCCGGGCTTTGAAGACCTCGCAAAGCGCTGCACCGATGCGGCATTCGGCCTCTTCGAGAAAGGCCGGGCGGGGATTTTGTCCCTCGAGGACCGGGAGGGACAAAAGGCGGAGGTCTTCCTGGAACCCCTCCGCTTCGCCCCCTCGCTTTACGTCTTTGGGGGAGGACATGTGGCCCGGCAGCTCGTACCCCTCGCCGCAAAGGTGGGTTTCCGGGTCATGGTAGTGGACGACCGGCCGGATTTCACTGATCCCCTGGACTTTCCCGGGGTCTGCGATACCCGGTGCCTGCCCTTCGAGGGTGCACTGGAAAAACTCGAGGTGGGAAACGGTGACTACGTGGTAATCGTCACCCGGGGGCATCTTCATGACAAGAGGGTCCTCGAACAGACCCTCAAAACCCCCGCGGCTTATATCGGCATGATCGGAAGCCGCCGAAAGGTGAGCCTCATCTTCGACAAGTTGCGGGAAGAAGGGTTCGGGGAGGCGGACATCAAAAGGGTGCACGCCCCCATCGGGCTCGATATCGGTGCGGAAACGCCGGAAGAGATAGCCGTCAGCATCGTGGCCGAGCTGATCAAGGTCAGGGCCGGTCTCAGGGAGGCAGAAAATGGATGAAGATTACGGGAGCTGGCTGCGGGAAAAATTGGGAGAGAAAACAGTACAGGCCTTGAAGGGGCATGGCTTCGACGCCCATCTCGTTCAAGGGATCCCGGAGGCCAGGGAGCGGATCCTGGGGATGATCTCAGGGTTTAACTCATTCGGCTTCGCCGGGTCCCACACCACACGGTCCCTTGGAATACTGGAAGTATTGAGGGAACAAGGCAAGGAGGTCTTCGACCACTGGCGGGAAGGGCTCTCCAGCGAGGAAGACCTCCGGATCCGCATGGAACAAGGGCGGTGTGACTGCTTTTTCACCAGCGCCAACGGCATATCGGCCACCGGGGAGATCGTCAACGTGGACGGTGTGGGAAATCGGACAAACGCCATGACCTTCGGCCCCCGGAAGGTAATCATCGTGGCGGGGATGAACAAGGTGAGACAGGACCTGGATGGGGCCCTGCGGAGGGTCCGCGAAGTGGCCGGACCCATGCGGGCAAGGAGCCTGGGGTTTGCCACACCATGTGCCGAGACCGGGATCTGCACTGACTGTAACGCACCCCAGAGGATCTGCCGGGTGACGACCATCCTCCATCGAAAACCCATGTTCACGGACATCTCCGTCATCCTGATAAACGAGTCCCTGGGTTTTTAGACCCGGGAAAAGGGACCCTGAGAACCTGTGTGACAAATCCTTTCCCGCCCGAACCCGGGGAACTTGAAAGGAGGGAGCATCTTCATGGAGCTTTACCTGATGCAACATGGAATGGCCCTTGACAAGGAAAAGGACCCCGCCGAGCACCTCAGCGAGGAAGGACGCTTGCGGATCCAGGTGAGCGCCAGGGCGATGAATCGGTTGGGCATCCGCCCGGACCTGATCCTTGCCAGCCCAAAGGAACGATCCAGGGAAACCGCAACGATCGTGGCCCGGGAACTGGATCTTCCATCCGACCGAATCATCGAAACGGAGAAGGTCAAGGCCATGACGCCACCCGAGGAGACCCTCTCCTTTCTCGAGAAATACGGAGACCGGCAGGCTGTTCTCATCACCGGTCACCTGCCTTCTCTGGCCAGGATCGCTTCGCGCCTGATTTCAGGTGGTGATGAAGTCTCCATTCGTATTGAAAACGGGGGAATTCTTCGGATCGACGTGGAAACCCCATGGTCCGGCACCCTTCACTGGTATCTTCCGCCTTTGCTCCTTGAGCGGATCTCCCGGAAATGAAAAGTTGACCGCCGGACTGAAATCAACCTGGACGCGCGGGCCCGGGAGCGGTCTTTCTCCCCTTTCAAGCACAGCGCCCCTCTTGCGAACGAAGACAATGGTCAAAAAAATCTTTCCCGTGCTGGGCCTTGCCATCTTCTCCTCCATGCTCGGTGTGGGAATCGTAGCTCCTTTACTCCCCCTCTACGCCGAGAGGATGGGGGCGAGCGCAACATGGATCGGCTTGATATTCGCCGGTTTTTCCATCTCCCGGGCAATCATGATGCCTGTTGCGGGAAGGCTCTCGGACCGCTTCGGACGGAAGCTTTTTCTGGGTTTCGGGCTCCTGGTCTACGCCCTGATCTCACTGGCCTATATCCAGGCGAACGACGTCTTTCACTTGACCCTGGTCCGTCTCATTCAAGGCTTTGCGGCGGGAATGGTGATTCCCATCGCCCAGGCTTACGTGGGCGACATCTCCCCGGAGGCCGAAGAGGGGACCTGGCAGGGCTATTTCAATGCGGCCTTCTTTTGCGGGTTTGGTTTTGGTCCTCTCATGGGCGGTGCCCTTACGGATCATTTCGGGATGAACGTGGCCTTCTTGAGTATGGGAGGCCTGAACCTCCTGGGCTTTTTCCTGGTGCTCTTCTTCCTGCCGGAAAGCGTGAAGAAGAACCCGGGCAACCCCTCGAGGCGGCCCTCCTTCAGGAAAATCGCCGCCGCTCCCGCGATCAGAGGCCTCCTTGGCTTCCGGATGGCCTTCTCCATGGGGAGGGGCACCTTTGCCGGATTTCTACCCGTGTTCGCCGACCTCCATCTGGGGCTCTCGCCCACCCGCGTCGGGATATTGATTGCGGTGAACATCCTGGCCATGTCCTTGCTCCAGCCTGTCGGAGGGCACCTCGCCGACCGGTTGAAACGCCGCCTGCTGGTCTTCGCAGGGAGCCTGTTCACCATCGCCTTTCTTGCCCTGATCCCCTCGAGTTCCAGCTTTTGGGAACTGTTGGGGATATGCGCCCTCGGAAGCCTTGGAGGCGGGGTTTCCTTTCCGGCCGCCTCCGCAATGATCGTCGAGGAAGGCCGGAGATTCGGAATGGGGTCCGTGATGTCTCTCTACGGGATGGTCTTCAGCATTGGAATGGCCGCAGGGCCCTTATTGGGTGGAACCATCGCCGACGCCCTGGACATCCGGGCGGTTTTTTACTTCGGGGCGAGCATGGGGGTCCTGGGAACGGGTTTCTTCCTATGGAACACGGTGGAGCATTGACACCCGGGGTATCGGCGGACTATATCGAATCATCCTCCTTGCCGAGAGGTGTGAAGGATGCGCAGGGCCCCCCAGGCCCCTGACTTCGGCCGGTTGCCAACGGCAAGGAAAACGTCTGACCTCTTAAGAGAAAAAACCGAAAGGAAACGCCACGTGAAACGACTGAGCATGCTTTCCATTGCAGGCAGGGATAAGACCGGGGAGGTCATAGAGGTAGCCTTGGGGAGGCGGGCCGCCGACCTCGCCCTGGTGGGCGGCACCCTTCTCAATGTTTACACGGGTGAGCTTCTGGAAGGACGCACCCTGCTGATCAAGGGAGAATGGATCGCCCACGTGGGAACCCCCCCGGAGGGGGCCATGGGCTCTGGAACCAATGTCATCGACCTGGAAGGCAAGATCATCATTCCGGGTCTCATAGACGGCCACACCCATCTCTCGGACCAGCTCTGTTGCCCGGCGGAGTTCCTGCGCCACGCCATGAAAGGCGGCACCACCACCATTATCACAGAGACTATCGAACCCTATCCCGTTTGTGGAATCGGGGGGGTCCTGGATTTTCTCGCGTCCCTGGCCGATCAGCCTATCAAGATCTTTGCGACCGCGCCGGCCATGGCCTCCACGAGCCCCAGGTCTCACGGGATCCGGCAGGAAGACCTCGACATCTTGCTCCGGCGGGAAGACATCCTGGGTCTCGGAGAGGCCTACTGGCAGTCTGTGATCCAAGACCCTGAGACCTTCCTGCCTAGGTTCGAGGAAGCACTCCTTTCGGGCAGGCTGCTGGAGGGGCATACGGCAGGGGCGAAAAACGGTCCGCTCTCCGCCTACGTCGCCTGTGGCATCTCATCCTGCCACGAACCCATAACGGCCGAAGAGGCCCTGGAGCGCCTGAGGTTCGGCCTTTACGTGATGGTCCGTGAAGGCAGTATCCGAAGGGACCTCCGGGCGATCTCCTCCCTGAAGGATGCCGGCGTTGATCTTGGAAGGGTGCTCCTGGTGACCGACGGGGTGGGGCCCCTGGACCTCCTTGAATCCGGTTACATGGAAGCCGTGGTTCAAAAGGCCATTGATTGCGGCATCAATCCCATCCGGGCGATCCAAATGGCCACGATTCATCCGGCCGCATATTTTCATCTGGACGGTCTTATTGGAGGAATAGCCCCCGGGCGACAGGCGGATCTCGTGGTCATTCCGGCATTGGAAAGAATCAAAGCCGAGATGGTGATCAGCCGCGGCAGGATCATAGGGAGGGAGGGCCGTCTTCTCGCACCCCCCAGGAGTCATGCTTTTTCCAAAGAAAGCCTGAACAGCATCCATCTCTCCCGAAGGCTCCAGCCCCAGGACTTTCGCATAGATGTTCAGCGCAAAGGGGTCAAACGGGTGACGGTCAGGGTCATCGATATGGTGACCGAACTCGTAACCCGCGAGGCCGTCCTTTCGGTGCCTGTACGGGAAGGGGAGATCAGGTGCGACCCGGAGCGGGACCTTCTCAAAGTGGCGGCCGTTGACAGGCGGTCAGGGGATGGAAAGAGCTTCGTGGGGCTGATCCGGGGTTTCGGCATGAAATCCGGTGCCTTTGCCTGCAGCGGGGCTTGGGACACCGCGGATATAATTGTAGTGGGTGCGGATGAGGAAGACATGGCAGGGGCCGTAAACCGCGTAAGCGAGCTTCACGGGGGCGCGGTCCTGGTGGTGGGGGGCCGGGTGAGGGTGGAGATCCCCCTTCCCGTATTCGGACTCATGACGGATCTACCCGTCCCCGAGGCCGCCGCCAGAATGGAACGTCTCAGGACCGCCATGAAGGATCTCGGGTTCCCTTACAAGGACCCCTACCGTACACTCGCCACCCTGACGGGAGCGGCCATTCCCTTTATTCGGATCTGTGAGGGGGGGCTTGTAAACATCAAAACCGGGGAACGGGTGTCCTTGATACTTTGAAAGGAGGATGCCCGCCCGATCCGCCGGTCCAAGAGACCTTTGATGTTTGTACCATGTTTGAATCTTTGAAACTTGCCGACCTCCCGCAAAGGCATATCGCTCTGCTGAGGGAGCCCACCCGTACACGACCCGCGGTCTGGCTGATCGAAGAAAGGGGTGTACAGGCGGTGGTGAAGGACTTCAGCGCCAACCACTTCCTGTATCGAACCATCGTGGGCCGATTTCTGGTCTGGAGGGAGGGCAAGGCCCTGAGGAGACTCCGAGGCATCAAGGGTATTCCCAACCTTTTCAAGGTGGTGGACGGCATCGCCCTGGTCATGGAAGAGATACCAGGAAAGAACCTGGAGGAACTGGGGAGGGAAGGAAAAAGGCTGCCACCGAGATTTTTCGACGACCTGGCGGCCCTGGTTGATCGATTTCACCGGCGGGGGATCGCCCACTGTGATCTTAAGAGGGCTCCCAACACCCTCGTGGGGCCGGACGGCGCCCCATACATCATCGACTGGGGAGCCTCCATCTGCGAGACGGAGTTTCGGCTGTTCCCGCTTCCTCTGGTCTTCCGGCGCTTTCAGCTCGACGACCGCCTGGCCGTTACCAAATTCAAGCTGAGACATTGCCCGGAGGCAGTCTCGCACGCGGAACTTACCCGGTATCAGCACCGAAGCAGAATGGAAACCTTGATACGAAGGGTGCGGGACCGGTTGAGGGAGTGGCTTCAAAAAATCGCCTGATCTCCATCTGCATCGTCCACTCCATCCTCGGAAAACCTCCTGTTATCCGATCCCTGATTCGGGGGGAGGGCTGCCGCTATCGAACCCTGAGGGCATAGAACGATAAGCTCGAAACAAACTTTCTTGAAAACCCATAGAGAAAGAGAAGGGAATTCCCGATCCCCCTGGTGATCCCTTTCGGGGGAATCGTGGAACTATCTGTACCTTCCCTGTCCTCTCCGTTTTCCCGGCCCAACAACAGATGGTGCTCCTTGATGAGTGCCGCCTTGAGGCTGTCGGCCGAATAACCCCCGTATTCCTGGAGAGTCAAGTCCGCCATGATGAAGAAACCTCTTTTTGAAGTTTCAAAAAAGAAGGCTCCCTGGGTCACGGACCGTGGTGACCATTCTCTTTTCCCTGATGATTTGGAGTTTCTTTCCCACGACCACGCACCTTGTCATTTCCGTTCAGGAAACAGCAGATATAAATCACACTCTTCAGAAGCCAGTTTATCCAGAAAAAGAGGATCAGTTCATAAGCTCTGCACAAGGAAAAGGAAAGCCTCCGCCCCAAACCCCTGTCCATGAACCGGCAATAGAGGTGTAGGGGGTTCAGTCTGTGCTGAATAGCGAGGCATATTCCAACCATGGTCTCTTCGTGGGTCCTCATCATCCGGTGATCGGTCCGGCCCTTTTTTCGCCGTCCATCTCCGCCCGCCTTGCGGGTGCCGGATGAAACGGTGCGGGAGACGGCCTTGTCCGGAATAGGCCGGGAGGTCATTATGCTGTACATGGGGAGGGAACGGGAGGGCTTCGCCGGAACTGAAACAGAACGCGAGCTTTGGAAAGGGTAGGCTGAACGGTCTTTGCACTCAGGCGGCGGCAGATTCAACTTCTGGAGCCGAGACCTCCTGGTCTTCTTCTATGTTATGCAAGACCTGTTCCTCTCCGAACCATTCCTCCAGTTTCTTTAAAAATTTCCCTTGGAGCTTCTTGGCGGTCTCAAGTCCTTCCGGAATACTCCCCTTATCTTGACCGGGGTTTTCGAGGAGTCGGGAGAATAATTTACCCAGAGGCCGAAGGAGTTTTCCCTTCCTGAGGCCTGATTTCTTCACCAATTCAAGCATGAGGTCGGCCAGTTCATCGATCTTGGAGGGACCCTTTCCATGGGACTTCCCTGTGGTCTCTCCCACAGGTCTCAAGAGGGCATGGGAGGTTTCCGCCGTGCTTCGGTGCTCCAGGGTCGTAACCTCCTGGACCTGTATCTCCGCTTCAAAGGCGCTGATGGAATCCAGGCCGACGGCCTTGCGGGCCCTCTCCAGGGCCCTTTCCATGTCCCCCCTGAGGACATCTTTTATGATCCTGTCAATGGTCCGAAGGGTCTTTTTGATATCCCTTATTTCCTGGGAATTAAGATCTCCTTCCACCTTCAAAACGAAATCCCGATTTTCCTCCAGGTGAAGAACGTTGGCTTGAACCCCGAAAATGCGGTCCGCCTTTCGCCCATAGCTTGTATAGGCTGCATATCCAAGCCGGGATTCGGAGGTAGCGGACAGGGTGACCCGATCCCCTTCTGCCGTGATGATGGTGATATCGGCATCTTGCGTCCTGGAGGCGGACACTTTGCTCAACCTGGTGGTCCGGTAATCGTTCCTCTCTGTACCCTGGAAATCCAGGAAGGCGGGATCCGCAAGAACAGGCATCATCATGATTCGCTCCTCGGTCTTTATTGGGCCCATTGAACCTCTGGCCGCTTTTACCTAGGGATCGGTCTTGAGATCATAAAACTTTAATCTCCCCATCATTTCACTATTCCACTGTTTCGGTTCCTCATTTTAAAACCATTTTTCCGCCTGGAGGACCCGTCTTTTGTTATGGAGCCCGCCGCGGCCTCAACAGGCTCCCGGGGCCTGAGGGTCAGGGTCTGTGCTGGATTTTTTACTTGTTTATGATTTCCCGGTAAAATCGGAAGGCGAAATAGATCACTGAGAGGGAAAAGGCTGGAAGGTACAGCCACCAGGCAAAGTCGGTGGGGATGCCGGAATAGTTCATTCCGTCCGGATAGCGCACAATATTTTTCCAGTCCCAGCAGAAGGCGACGATCAGGAGAAGACCACACCCCAGTTCGATGACCCAATCGTACCAACGCCAGCGAAAGGTCAATCCCTTTTCATCGCAGAAGAATAAAAGGGTGCCGGCCGCGCTCATGGCCGCTGCGATCAGGAGAGGAGTGATCACCGGGCCGACCCAGGGAAGTGGGATGAAGAAGAGGAGGTCCCAGGTCATGAGGCTCTCGGGCCAGGAAACCATAACCCAGAGCCACACATAGTAGAAGATGTCCCAGACCCCAAAGGCTATCATGAAGAGGCAGAACCTTTGAAGGGTGTTTTTACCCGCAGAACAACCCACAGCGGTAAGCATGACGACGGTGGCAAGCTCCCGGCCGAACTCGATCCCCATAAGGGGGTCTGTGGCGAAACGGCCGTTTTGCTGC
This genomic window from Deltaproteobacteria bacterium contains:
- the selB gene encoding selenocysteine-specific translation elongation factor: MKQVILGTAGHIDHGKTTLVKALTGIDTDRLKEEKERGITIELGFAHLELPGGRLIGIVDVPGHEKFVKNMVAGATGIDIVALVIAADEGVMPQTREHLEICQLLDIRHGLVVLTKIDMVDEEWLELVKEDLREFLAGSFLSDAPVVEVSAVTGEGIPELLETLDSLVKTIPQREPGLFFRLPIDRVFVMKGFGTVVTGTTISGEIHTGDEVTVYPKGIIARIRGIQVHNREVEESRAGLRTAINLQGVEKAELRRGDIVATRDSLKTTFMADVVLDLLPSAPRILKNRARVRFHTGTSEIISTVVLLDREELKPGERCFAQIRMEEPTALLPHDRFVLRSYSPVRAIGGGKILHALPRKKKRFSGAVLKELEILDRGDLGEVTEQFVREAGFRGLEQKDLPFLTNGSRNKLSAALNALMARKKVLQYDREKGVLIHADFLERARKEILETLKNYHRDNPLKIGLLTEELRSRTVGSRNPKLFNYILGQLIGEGILVQEKELVRLKEHRVTLARDQEKARAEIEKTYLEAGLTPPYFKELKEKFPGGSANDVLGVMLEEGTLVKVKEDLYFHRQALEELEKRLVAYLRENGEIDTPRFKEMTNASRKYTIPLLEYFDRTQVTVRVRDSRVLRKK
- the yqeC gene encoding putative selenium-dependent hydroxylase accessory protein YqeC, coding for MGRREHLALVGAGGKTSLLFGLARELSRKGGRVLVTCTTKMRYSEARMARRVLFTREDASWRTRLEESLRETGPVFLAETLLETGKVQGISPLLAEELYASGIADYLLVEADGAAGHPLKAPADHEPVIPGGVSAVIALMGLEALGRPFSPETVFRAARFRDITGCEPDRPLTPRILARVVNHPFGLFKGAAASARKIVFLNKVDLLRREEKAEELGRLILRESGGTLSRVVVGSLRAGRYYVIEE
- a CDS encoding XdhC family protein, whose amino-acid sequence is MEHIYFKVVEHLEAGRVSVLATLVRLRGSAPRGIGTQCLVLEDGSLEGTIGGGLLEARVLQEASKVIATRSPLRLAFVLQGKDVAQSGMICGGEADVFLEPLQPGNAQTLAVFRRAVEVLDEGGSGLMALLLDERGWESGAHPRMFLEANGRITGSFPGFEDLAKRCTDAAFGLFEKGRAGILSLEDREGQKAEVFLEPLRFAPSLYVFGGGHVARQLVPLAAKVGFRVMVVDDRPDFTDPLDFPGVCDTRCLPFEGALEKLEVGNGDYVVIVTRGHLHDKRVLEQTLKTPAAYIGMIGSRRKVSLIFDKLREEGFGEADIKRVHAPIGLDIGAETPEEIAVSIVAELIKVRAGLREAENG
- a CDS encoding lactate utilization protein encodes the protein MDEDYGSWLREKLGEKTVQALKGHGFDAHLVQGIPEARERILGMISGFNSFGFAGSHTTRSLGILEVLREQGKEVFDHWREGLSSEEDLRIRMEQGRCDCFFTSANGISATGEIVNVDGVGNRTNAMTFGPRKVIIVAGMNKVRQDLDGALRRVREVAGPMRARSLGFATPCAETGICTDCNAPQRICRVTTILHRKPMFTDISVILINESLGF
- the sixA gene encoding phosphohistidine phosphatase SixA, with the protein product MELYLMQHGMALDKEKDPAEHLSEEGRLRIQVSARAMNRLGIRPDLILASPKERSRETATIVARELDLPSDRIIETEKVKAMTPPEETLSFLEKYGDRQAVLITGHLPSLARIASRLISGGDEVSIRIENGGILRIDVETPWSGTLHWYLPPLLLERISRK
- a CDS encoding MFS transporter, with the protein product MVKKIFPVLGLAIFSSMLGVGIVAPLLPLYAERMGASATWIGLIFAGFSISRAIMMPVAGRLSDRFGRKLFLGFGLLVYALISLAYIQANDVFHLTLVRLIQGFAAGMVIPIAQAYVGDISPEAEEGTWQGYFNAAFFCGFGFGPLMGGALTDHFGMNVAFLSMGGLNLLGFFLVLFFLPESVKKNPGNPSRRPSFRKIAAAPAIRGLLGFRMAFSMGRGTFAGFLPVFADLHLGLSPTRVGILIAVNILAMSLLQPVGGHLADRLKRRLLVFAGSLFTIAFLALIPSSSSFWELLGICALGSLGGGVSFPAASAMIVEEGRRFGMGSVMSLYGMVFSIGMAAGPLLGGTIADALDIRAVFYFGASMGVLGTGFFLWNTVEH
- a CDS encoding adenine deaminase; translation: MLSIAGRDKTGEVIEVALGRRAADLALVGGTLLNVYTGELLEGRTLLIKGEWIAHVGTPPEGAMGSGTNVIDLEGKIIIPGLIDGHTHLSDQLCCPAEFLRHAMKGGTTTIITETIEPYPVCGIGGVLDFLASLADQPIKIFATAPAMASTSPRSHGIRQEDLDILLRREDILGLGEAYWQSVIQDPETFLPRFEEALLSGRLLEGHTAGAKNGPLSAYVACGISSCHEPITAEEALERLRFGLYVMVREGSIRRDLRAISSLKDAGVDLGRVLLVTDGVGPLDLLESGYMEAVVQKAIDCGINPIRAIQMATIHPAAYFHLDGLIGGIAPGRQADLVVIPALERIKAEMVISRGRIIGREGRLLAPPRSHAFSKESLNSIHLSRRLQPQDFRIDVQRKGVKRVTVRVIDMVTELVTREAVLSVPVREGEIRCDPERDLLKVAAVDRRSGDGKSFVGLIRGFGMKSGAFACSGAWDTADIIVVGADEEDMAGAVNRVSELHGGAVLVVGGRVRVEIPLPVFGLMTDLPVPEAAARMERLRTAMKDLGFPYKDPYRTLATLTGAAIPFIRICEGGLVNIKTGERVSLIL